The Caballeronia sp. Lep1P3 genome window below encodes:
- a CDS encoding adenylosuccinate synthase: MSASAVNVNPGRNVVVVGTQWGDEGKGKIVDWLTDHAQGVVRFQGGHNAGHTLIIGGKKTILRLIPSGIMRAGTACYIGNGVVLSPEALFKEIDELEAAGIDVRNRLFISEATTLILPYHIAIDQAREARRGAGKIGTTGRGIGPAYEDKVGRRGLRVQDLFDAPLFAQRLRETLDFHNFVLTQYLGANAVDYQETLDTMLGYADRLAPMVTDVSRRLYDENHAGRNLLFEGAQGTLLDIDHGTYPFVTSSNCVAGAATAGAGVGPQKLNYILGITKAYCTRVGAGPFPSELYDAENPQRQDPIGLNLATVGKEFGSVTGRPRRTGWLDAAALRRSIQINGISGLCMTKLDVLDGLEEVKLCVGYTLDGQPVDILPRGASEVARCKPVYETFGGWKESTIGITQWDSLPANARAYLTRVQEVAGVPVDMVSTGPDRDETILLRHPFKV; this comes from the coding sequence ATGTCTGCCAGTGCAGTGAATGTGAACCCCGGGCGCAACGTCGTCGTGGTGGGCACCCAATGGGGTGATGAGGGCAAGGGCAAGATCGTCGACTGGCTGACGGACCACGCCCAGGGCGTCGTGCGCTTCCAGGGCGGTCATAACGCCGGACACACGCTCATCATCGGCGGCAAGAAAACCATTTTGCGCCTCATCCCGTCGGGCATCATGCGCGCGGGCACGGCCTGTTACATCGGCAATGGCGTCGTGTTGTCGCCGGAAGCGCTCTTCAAGGAAATCGACGAACTGGAAGCCGCAGGCATCGACGTGCGCAACCGCCTGTTCATTTCCGAAGCGACCACGCTCATTCTTCCGTATCACATCGCGATCGACCAGGCGCGCGAAGCGCGTCGCGGCGCGGGCAAGATCGGCACGACCGGACGCGGCATCGGGCCGGCGTATGAAGACAAGGTGGGCCGCCGCGGTCTGCGCGTGCAGGACCTCTTCGACGCGCCGCTCTTCGCGCAACGTCTGCGCGAAACGCTCGACTTCCATAATTTCGTGCTGACGCAGTACCTGGGCGCGAACGCGGTGGACTATCAGGAAACGCTCGATACGATGCTCGGCTACGCCGATCGTCTCGCGCCGATGGTCACCGACGTCTCCCGCCGTCTCTACGACGAAAACCACGCCGGCCGCAATCTGCTGTTCGAAGGCGCGCAGGGCACGCTGCTCGACATCGATCACGGCACGTATCCGTTCGTCACGTCGAGCAATTGCGTGGCGGGCGCGGCCACGGCGGGCGCGGGCGTCGGTCCGCAAAAGCTCAATTACATTCTCGGCATCACGAAGGCGTATTGCACGCGCGTGGGCGCGGGTCCGTTCCCGAGCGAACTCTACGACGCCGAGAACCCGCAGCGTCAGGACCCGATCGGCCTGAACCTCGCCACCGTCGGCAAGGAATTCGGCTCGGTCACGGGCCGTCCGCGCCGCACCGGCTGGCTCGATGCCGCCGCGCTGCGCCGCTCGATCCAGATCAACGGCATCTCGGGCCTCTGCATGACCAAGCTCGACGTGCTCGACGGCCTCGAAGAGGTCAAGCTGTGCGTCGGCTATACGCTCGACGGCCAGCCGGTCGATATCCTCCCGCGCGGCGCCTCGGAAGTGGCGCGCTGCAAGCCGGTCTACGAGACCTTCGGCGGCTGGAAGGAAAGCACCATCGGCATCACGCAGTGGGACAGCCTGCCGGCTAACGCGCGCGCCTATCTCACGCGCGTGCAGGAAGTGGCGGGCGTGCCGGTCGACATGGTTTCGACCGGCCCGGACCGCGACGAAACGATCCTGCTTCGTCATCCGTTCAAGGTCTGA
- a CDS encoding phosphoribosyltransferase, which yields MIAMTDPRNDDKNLWVNWDEYHRLIELLALTVHDSGWKFDKILCLARGGLRVGDQLSRIYDLPLAILATSSYREAAGTEQGDLDIAQYITMTRGELSGNVLLVDDLVDSGVTLARVQDHLKERYPAITAVRSAVLWYKACSKVKPDYHVQFLETNPWIHQPFEEWDTVRPHNLGAWIKRGMQNGRA from the coding sequence ATGATCGCGATGACCGACCCGCGTAACGACGACAAGAACCTCTGGGTCAACTGGGACGAATATCACCGGTTGATCGAACTGCTCGCGCTGACCGTGCACGACTCGGGATGGAAGTTCGACAAGATCCTGTGTCTCGCGCGCGGCGGCCTGCGCGTCGGAGACCAGCTGTCGCGCATCTACGACCTGCCGCTCGCCATTCTCGCGACGAGTTCGTATCGCGAAGCCGCCGGCACGGAACAGGGCGACCTCGATATCGCGCAATACATCACGATGACGCGCGGCGAGCTGTCCGGCAATGTGCTGCTCGTGGACGATCTCGTCGATTCGGGCGTCACGCTCGCGCGCGTCCAGGACCATCTGAAGGAGCGCTATCCCGCGATCACGGCGGTTCGCTCGGCGGTGCTGTGGTACAAGGCGTGCTCGAAGGTCAAGCCCGATTACCACGTCCAGTTTCTGGAAACGAATCCGTGGATTCATCAGCCGTTCGAGGAATGGGACACCGTGCGTCCGCACAATCTCGGCGCGTGGATCAAGCGCGGCATGCAGAACGGTCGCGCGTAA
- a CDS encoding potassium transporter Kup, translating into MTNMTHAQERKQPLPSLALAAIGVVFGDIGTSPLYALKEAFSPSHGIGLSEASILGVISLLFWAIVMVVAVKYVLFVMRADNNGEGGVFAMMTLALRSVKDPGRLSGVLMMLGIFGACMFYGDAVITPAMSVISAVEGLEIAAPKLSPYVIPITMVILIMLFWIQRHGTAVVGKLFGPIMLVWFATLAVLGAYHIALAPGVLVALNPYYAFSFMAEHVLQAYIVLGSVVLVLTGAEALYADMGHFGAKPIRYGWYGIVMPSLLLNYFGQGALLMHSPKAIESPFFLLAPEWALLPLVILSTIATVIASQAVISGAYSLTSQAIQLGYVPRMKILHTSELAIGQIYIPLVNWMLLFIILCIVVGFKSSENLAAAYGLAVTATMLVTTILVSVVMTNLWGWNRFLVGAMIAVFLVIDVGFFGASLLKIEQGGWLPLCIGGALFFLLMTWYKGRMIVKDRTAADGIPLMPFLQGLLAHPPHRVSGTAIYLTGSDSLVPVSLLHNLKHNKVLHERTIFLNFVTRDIPYVDDAHRLEVKDISGGLFLVKAAYGFNETPDVKAVLEQITRTHAMTFELMDTSFFMARETVVPTELPGMSVWRERVFAWMHQNAAKPTDFFSIPANRVVELGTKIEI; encoded by the coding sequence ATGACTAACATGACTCACGCGCAAGAGCGCAAACAGCCTTTGCCTTCGCTTGCGCTCGCGGCCATTGGCGTCGTCTTCGGCGACATCGGCACGAGTCCTCTCTATGCTTTGAAGGAAGCCTTTAGCCCATCGCACGGCATCGGCCTCTCGGAAGCCTCCATTCTCGGCGTCATTTCGCTGTTGTTCTGGGCCATCGTGATGGTGGTCGCCGTCAAATACGTGCTCTTCGTCATGCGCGCCGACAACAACGGCGAAGGCGGCGTATTCGCGATGATGACCCTCGCGCTGCGCAGCGTGAAAGATCCTGGCCGACTATCCGGTGTGCTGATGATGCTCGGCATCTTCGGCGCATGCATGTTCTACGGCGACGCCGTCATCACGCCGGCGATGTCGGTGATTTCCGCCGTCGAAGGTCTTGAGATCGCCGCGCCCAAGCTCTCGCCCTACGTGATTCCGATCACGATGGTCATCCTCATCATGCTGTTCTGGATTCAGCGGCACGGCACGGCGGTGGTCGGCAAGCTCTTCGGGCCGATCATGCTGGTGTGGTTCGCTACGCTCGCCGTGCTCGGCGCGTATCACATCGCGCTCGCGCCGGGCGTGCTGGTTGCGCTGAACCCGTACTACGCGTTCTCGTTCATGGCGGAACACGTGTTGCAGGCGTATATCGTCCTCGGGTCGGTGGTGCTGGTTCTCACCGGAGCCGAGGCGCTCTACGCCGACATGGGGCACTTCGGCGCGAAGCCCATCCGCTACGGCTGGTATGGCATCGTGATGCCGTCGCTGCTGCTGAACTACTTCGGGCAGGGCGCGCTTCTGATGCATTCGCCGAAGGCCATCGAGAGCCCGTTCTTCCTGCTCGCGCCGGAGTGGGCGCTGCTGCCGCTCGTCATTCTCTCGACGATCGCGACGGTCATCGCATCGCAAGCCGTCATCTCGGGCGCGTATTCGCTCACGAGCCAGGCCATCCAACTCGGCTACGTGCCGCGCATGAAGATCCTGCATACGTCGGAACTGGCCATCGGGCAGATTTATATTCCGCTCGTCAACTGGATGCTGCTGTTCATCATTCTGTGCATCGTCGTCGGCTTCAAGAGTTCGGAGAACCTGGCGGCGGCTTACGGTCTCGCCGTCACCGCGACAATGCTCGTCACCACCATCCTCGTCTCGGTCGTGATGACGAACCTGTGGGGCTGGAACCGCTTTCTCGTCGGCGCGATGATCGCCGTTTTCCTCGTCATCGACGTCGGGTTCTTCGGCGCGAGTTTGCTCAAGATCGAGCAGGGCGGCTGGCTGCCGCTGTGCATCGGCGGCGCGTTGTTCTTCCTGCTGATGACCTGGTACAAGGGCCGCATGATCGTGAAGGACCGCACCGCCGCCGACGGCATCCCGTTGATGCCGTTCTTGCAAGGGCTGCTCGCGCATCCGCCGCATCGCGTGTCGGGCACGGCGATTTATCTGACGGGCAGCGATTCGCTCGTGCCCGTTAGCCTCCTGCATAACCTCAAGCACAACAAGGTGCTGCACGAGCGGACGATCTTCCTTAACTTCGTCACGCGCGACATCCCGTATGTGGACGACGCGCATCGTCTGGAAGTGAAGGACATCTCGGGCGGTCTTTTCCTCGTAAAAGCGGCATACGGCTTCAACGAGACGCCGGACGTGAAAGCCGTGCTCGAACAGATCACGCGCACGCACGCGATGACGTTCGAACTCATGGATACATCCTTCTTCATGGCGCGCGAGACGGTCGTGCCGACGGAACTGCCGGGCATGTCCGTGTGGCGCGAGCGCGTGTTTGCGTGGATGCATCAGAACGCCGCGAAGCCGACGGACTTCTTCAGCATTCCGGCGAATCGCGTCGTCGAGTTGGGAACGAAGATCGAGATATGA
- a CDS encoding Tex family protein translates to MTETVALKIVQRIATELTVQPRQVAAAVQLLDEGSTVPFIARYRKEVTGNLDDTQLRTLEERLLYLRELEDRRAAILQSIEEQGKLTGELRGAIEGADSKQVLEDLYLPYKPKRRTRAQIAREAGLEPLAQALLADPTLDPQAEAAKFVDAEKGVADTKAALDGARDILSEQFGETAEVLGKLRDYLFNQGLVMSSVVDGKQGDEGEKFRDYYDYSETIRTVPSHRALALFRGRNAGVLSVKLGLGEELDTQVPHPGEAMIAQHFGIANRNRAADKWLSDACRWCWRVKVQPHIENELLTQLREEAEHEAIRVFARNLKDLLLAAPAGPKAVIGLDPGLRTGVKVAVVDRTGKVLATDTIYPHEPRRDWDGSIAKLARLARATQAELVSIGNGTASRETDKLASELIAKHPDLKLQKIVVSEAGASVYSASELAAKEFPEMDVSLRGAVSIARRLQDPLAELVKIEPKAIGVGQYQHDVNQRELARSLDAVVEDCVNAVGVDANTASVALLARVSGLNATLARNIVDYRDANGPFPSREHLRKVPRLGDKTFEQAAGFLRISNGDNPLDRSSVHPEAYPVVQRILAKINKHVGDVLGKREALAGLSPAEFVDDRFGLPTVRDILAELEKPGRDPRPEFKTATFREGIEKISDLVPGMVLEGVVTNVAAFGAFVDIGVHQDGLVHVSAMSTKFIKDPHEVVKAGQVVKVKVLETDVKRQRIALTMRLDDDFAPATANAGSAGSPARGGQDRRSGGGARDARANQRREPEPGGAMAAAFAKLKR, encoded by the coding sequence ATGACGGAAACCGTAGCACTCAAGATCGTACAGCGCATCGCCACCGAACTCACCGTGCAGCCGCGCCAGGTCGCCGCCGCCGTGCAGCTTCTGGACGAAGGCTCGACTGTCCCGTTCATCGCCCGGTATCGGAAGGAAGTGACCGGCAATCTCGACGACACGCAATTGCGCACGCTCGAAGAGCGCCTGCTGTATCTGCGGGAACTGGAAGACCGGCGCGCCGCCATCCTGCAAAGCATCGAGGAACAGGGAAAACTCACCGGCGAGTTGCGCGGCGCAATCGAAGGCGCGGACAGCAAGCAGGTGCTCGAAGACCTCTATCTGCCCTACAAGCCGAAGCGCCGCACGCGCGCGCAGATCGCCCGCGAAGCCGGGCTCGAGCCGCTCGCGCAAGCCCTTCTCGCCGATCCGACGCTCGATCCGCAAGCCGAAGCCGCGAAGTTCGTGGATGCCGAAAAAGGCGTCGCCGATACGAAAGCCGCGCTCGACGGCGCGCGCGACATCCTCTCGGAGCAGTTCGGCGAAACGGCTGAAGTCCTCGGCAAGCTGCGCGACTATCTGTTCAACCAGGGGCTCGTCATGTCGAGCGTGGTGGACGGAAAGCAAGGCGACGAAGGCGAAAAATTCCGCGATTACTACGACTACAGCGAGACGATCCGCACGGTGCCGTCGCATCGCGCGCTCGCGCTCTTTCGCGGCCGCAACGCGGGCGTGCTGTCGGTGAAGCTCGGTCTCGGCGAGGAACTGGATACGCAAGTGCCGCATCCGGGCGAAGCGATGATCGCGCAGCATTTCGGCATCGCGAACCGCAACCGCGCCGCCGACAAGTGGCTCTCCGACGCGTGCCGCTGGTGCTGGCGCGTGAAGGTGCAGCCGCACATCGAAAACGAACTGCTCACGCAACTGCGCGAGGAAGCCGAACACGAGGCCATTCGCGTGTTCGCGCGCAATCTGAAGGACTTGCTGCTCGCCGCGCCCGCGGGCCCGAAGGCGGTCATCGGTCTGGATCCGGGCCTGCGCACCGGCGTGAAGGTCGCGGTCGTCGACCGCACGGGCAAGGTGCTCGCCACGGACACCATTTATCCGCACGAGCCGCGCCGCGACTGGGACGGCTCCATCGCCAAGCTCGCGCGGCTCGCGCGTGCGACGCAGGCCGAGCTCGTGTCCATCGGCAACGGCACGGCGTCGCGCGAAACCGACAAACTCGCGAGCGAACTGATCGCGAAGCACCCTGATCTGAAGCTGCAAAAGATCGTCGTGTCGGAAGCCGGCGCGTCCGTGTATTCGGCGTCCGAGCTGGCGGCGAAGGAGTTCCCCGAGATGGACGTGTCGCTGCGCGGGGCGGTGTCGATTGCGCGGCGTCTACAGGATCCGCTCGCGGAACTCGTCAAAATCGAGCCGAAGGCGATCGGCGTCGGCCAGTATCAGCATGACGTGAATCAGCGCGAACTCGCGCGCTCGCTGGATGCGGTCGTCGAGGACTGCGTGAACGCGGTCGGCGTCGATGCGAACACCGCGTCGGTCGCCCTGCTCGCCCGCGTCTCCGGCTTGAACGCGACGCTTGCGCGCAATATCGTCGATTATCGCGATGCGAACGGACCGTTCCCTTCGCGCGAGCATCTGCGCAAGGTGCCGCGTCTCGGCGACAAGACCTTCGAGCAGGCCGCCGGCTTTCTGCGCATCAGCAATGGCGACAATCCGCTCGACCGCTCGTCGGTGCATCCGGAGGCGTATCCGGTCGTGCAGCGCATTCTCGCCAAGATCAACAAGCACGTCGGCGATGTGCTCGGCAAGCGCGAGGCGCTCGCGGGTCTGTCGCCGGCCGAGTTCGTCGATGATCGTTTCGGCCTGCCGACCGTGCGCGACATTCTCGCGGAACTCGAAAAGCCGGGGCGCGATCCGCGTCCCGAGTTCAAGACGGCGACGTTCCGCGAAGGCATCGAGAAAATTTCGGACCTCGTGCCAGGCATGGTGCTCGAAGGCGTCGTGACGAACGTTGCGGCGTTCGGCGCGTTCGTCGATATCGGCGTGCATCAGGACGGCCTTGTTCACGTGTCCGCAATGTCGACCAAGTTCATCAAGGACCCGCACGAGGTCGTGAAGGCGGGTCAGGTCGTGAAGGTCAAGGTGCTCGAAACCGACGTGAAGCGCCAGCGCATTGCGCTCACCATGCGTCTCGACGACGACTTCGCTCCTGCCACGGCGAACGCGGGTAGCGCGGGATCGCCGGCACGCGGCGGGCAGGATCGTCGTTCAGGGGGCGGCGCACGCGATGCGCGGGCCAATCAGCGTCGCGAGCCGGAACCCGGTGGCGCGATGGCCGCAGCTTTCGCGAAACTGAAACGCTGA
- a CDS encoding colicin transporter, with product MAVAASSLCALFAVLPQHAIAQTAAATGPASSLSTQTPDAAAGGAESTDGALRADYAQRQKTLDRRTSENDYRYGVKQHDCYSKFFVNHCLDSARTEMREARQQIRQEQLALDDEQRAEHAKERDRQTALKQAQYEAEAPQREANEKASEQAYEDKQRQNALAAAQRNAEAPQRAANQKAYDQKQADYQKKLDEARARGVQDAQDREQKAQRFEQKQKDAAQHRAEVEARQKEAARKQQEKAQQAEQEKQRQEQSKQQSNQQQQGK from the coding sequence ATGGCCGTGGCCGCATCGTCCCTATGCGCGCTTTTCGCGGTCCTGCCGCAGCACGCGATCGCGCAGACAGCCGCCGCGACCGGGCCGGCGTCTTCGCTGAGCACGCAGACGCCCGATGCGGCGGCGGGCGGCGCCGAAAGCACGGACGGCGCCTTGCGCGCGGATTACGCGCAGCGGCAGAAGACGCTCGACCGGCGCACGTCGGAGAACGACTATCGGTACGGCGTGAAGCAGCATGACTGCTACAGCAAGTTCTTCGTGAACCATTGTCTCGATAGCGCGCGCACCGAAATGCGTGAGGCGCGCCAGCAGATTCGCCAGGAACAGCTCGCGCTCGACGACGAGCAGCGCGCCGAGCACGCGAAGGAGCGCGATCGTCAGACGGCGCTCAAGCAGGCGCAATACGAGGCCGAAGCGCCGCAGCGCGAGGCCAACGAGAAGGCGAGCGAGCAGGCGTACGAAGACAAGCAGCGCCAGAACGCGCTCGCCGCCGCCCAGCGCAACGCCGAAGCGCCGCAACGGGCGGCAAACCAGAAGGCCTACGATCAGAAGCAGGCGGACTACCAGAAGAAGCTGGACGAAGCGCGCGCGCGCGGTGTGCAGGACGCGCAGGACCGCGAGCAGAAGGCGCAGCGCTTCGAGCAGAAGCAGAAGGATGCCGCGCAGCATCGCGCCGAAGTGGAAGCGCGTCAGAAGGAAGCCGCTCGCAAGCAGCAGGAAAAGGCACAGCAGGCAGAGCAGGAAAAGCAGCGGCAGGAACAGTCGAAGCAACAGTCGAACCAGCAGCAGCAAGGCAAGTAG
- a CDS encoding DUF465 domain-containing protein has product MQQRLNAPRQPAVDAALIRDRIAQLQEEHHGLDTLIGKLSGIDDLELRRLKKRKLKVKDTILLLQLQLDTDPH; this is encoded by the coding sequence ATGCAGCAACGCTTGAACGCACCCCGACAACCCGCCGTGGATGCCGCCCTGATTCGCGATCGCATCGCGCAACTGCAGGAAGAGCATCACGGCCTCGATACGCTGATCGGCAAGCTGTCCGGCATCGACGACCTCGAACTCCGGCGCCTCAAGAAGCGCAAGCTCAAGGTCAAAGACACGATACTCCTGCTGCAATTGCAACTGGACACCGACCCGCACTGA
- a CDS encoding ATP-dependent DNA helicase — protein sequence MNSPVTPSDSASAALALTDKRSVELDAIFSADGLLARAIDGYRPRASQIQMARSVAAAMEASGRAMPEPAMFEAQRRPARKLGPSDKPYEVEEAPADEVGIATAKAAIDGGENTLIVEAGTGTGKTYAYLVPAMLWGGKVIVSTGTKHLQDQLFARDIPTVRDALAVPVSVAMLKGRANYLCHYYLERTADNGRLPSRQDTSHLQEIVRFAKITRTGDKAELASVPENSPVWPMVTSTRDNCLGQECPHYKDCFVMQARKEAQQADIVVVNHHLFFADVMLRDTGMAELLPMANTIIFDEAHQLPETATLFFGETLSTTQLLELARDTVAEGLSHARDAADWTKLGAALERAARDLRLAFKEDSARFSVGQLPDGHPLFDALDTLETHLGALAAALLSHAERAESLQALVRRARELQDLLSGWTTPPTPLERAVVEDESAAQEAAKDEPNEMVRWIEVFSHTVQFHETPLSVAPIFAKQRAGVPRAWIFTSATLSVRGDFTHYAAQMGLNARRSMTLPSPFDYPTQGLLYVPRNLPQPSSPQFTDAVFEAALPVIEAAGGGVFVLCTTLRAVDRIATRLRDIIERRGWGNPLLVQGDASRTELLDRFRAYGNAILVGSQSFWEGVDVRGDALSLVVIDKLPFAPPDDPVLAARLDALTKKGLSPFAVHQLPQAVITLKQGAGRLIRAETDRGVLMICDTRLVDKPYGRRIWQSLPPFKRTRELDVVRAFFSDSPSSAELAE from the coding sequence TTGAACTCACCCGTCACCCCTTCCGACTCCGCGAGCGCCGCGCTTGCGCTGACGGACAAGCGCAGCGTCGAACTCGACGCGATCTTTTCCGCCGATGGCCTGCTCGCGCGCGCCATCGACGGCTATCGGCCGCGCGCATCGCAGATTCAGATGGCGCGCTCCGTCGCGGCGGCGATGGAAGCGTCCGGCCGCGCGATGCCCGAACCCGCGATGTTCGAAGCGCAGCGCCGTCCCGCGCGCAAGCTCGGGCCGTCCGACAAGCCCTATGAAGTCGAGGAAGCGCCAGCCGACGAAGTCGGCATCGCGACCGCGAAAGCGGCTATCGACGGCGGCGAGAACACGCTGATCGTCGAGGCCGGCACGGGCACCGGCAAGACCTACGCGTATCTCGTCCCGGCGATGCTCTGGGGCGGCAAGGTCATCGTGTCGACGGGGACCAAGCATCTGCAGGATCAGCTTTTTGCCCGCGACATTCCCACCGTGCGAGACGCGCTCGCCGTGCCGGTCTCCGTCGCGATGCTAAAGGGCCGCGCGAACTACCTGTGTCATTACTATCTGGAGCGCACCGCCGACAACGGTCGCCTGCCGTCGCGCCAGGACACGTCGCATCTGCAGGAAATCGTCCGTTTCGCAAAGATCACGCGCACCGGCGACAAGGCCGAACTCGCGAGCGTGCCCGAGAATTCCCCGGTCTGGCCGATGGTCACGTCCACGCGCGACAACTGCCTCGGCCAGGAATGCCCGCATTACAAGGACTGTTTCGTGATGCAGGCGCGCAAGGAGGCGCAGCAGGCCGACATCGTCGTGGTGAATCACCATCTGTTCTTCGCGGACGTGATGCTGCGCGACACCGGCATGGCCGAACTCCTGCCGATGGCCAACACGATCATCTTCGACGAAGCGCATCAGTTGCCCGAAACGGCCACGCTCTTTTTCGGCGAGACGCTTTCCACGACGCAACTGCTCGAACTCGCGCGCGATACCGTCGCCGAAGGTCTGAGCCATGCGCGCGACGCCGCCGACTGGACGAAGCTCGGCGCCGCGCTCGAGCGTGCCGCGCGCGATCTGCGGCTCGCGTTCAAGGAGGATTCGGCGCGCTTCTCGGTCGGTCAGCTTCCCGACGGGCATCCGCTTTTCGATGCGCTCGATACGCTCGAGACGCATCTTGGCGCGCTGGCCGCGGCGCTCTTGTCGCATGCGGAGCGCGCGGAATCGCTGCAGGCGCTCGTGCGTCGCGCGCGCGAATTGCAGGATCTGCTGTCGGGCTGGACCACGCCGCCGACGCCGCTGGAACGCGCGGTCGTCGAGGACGAAAGTGCCGCGCAGGAAGCGGCGAAGGACGAGCCGAACGAAATGGTGCGCTGGATCGAAGTGTTCTCGCACACGGTTCAGTTCCACGAGACGCCGCTGTCCGTCGCGCCGATCTTTGCCAAGCAGCGCGCGGGCGTGCCGCGCGCGTGGATCTTCACGTCGGCGACGCTTTCGGTGCGCGGCGACTTCACGCACTACGCGGCGCAGATGGGTCTGAACGCGCGCCGCTCGATGACGCTGCCGAGTCCCTTCGACTATCCGACTCAGGGCCTTTTGTACGTGCCGCGCAATCTGCCGCAGCCGTCTTCGCCGCAGTTCACCGACGCCGTGTTCGAAGCGGCGCTGCCTGTGATCGAGGCGGCGGGCGGCGGCGTGTTCGTGCTCTGCACGACCTTGCGCGCGGTCGATCGCATCGCGACGCGCCTGCGCGACATCATCGAGCGGCGCGGCTGGGGCAATCCGCTGCTCGTACAGGGCGATGCGAGCCGCACCGAACTGCTCGACCGCTTCCGCGCGTACGGCAACGCGATTCTCGTGGGAAGCCAGAGTTTCTGGGAAGGCGTCGATGTGCGCGGCGACGCGCTGTCGCTCGTCGTCATCGACAAGCTGCCGTTCGCGCCGCCCGACGATCCGGTGCTCGCCGCGCGCCTCGACGCGCTCACGAAAAAGGGCTTGAGCCCGTTCGCCGTGCATCAGTTGCCGCAGGCGGTCATTACGCTCAAGCAGGGCGCGGGCCGTCTGATTCGCGCGGAAACGGATCGCGGCGTGCTGATGATCTGCGACACGCGCCTTGTCGACAAACCTTACGGCCGGCGCATCTGGCAGAGTCTTCCGCCTTTCAAGCGCACCCGCGAACTCGACGTGGTGCGCGCGTTCTTCAGCGACTCCCCGAGTTCCGCCGAGCTGGCCGAATAG
- a CDS encoding transposase, protein MNSLMPWSRLRAIVEPHVPKDSAAPFPAALEPMLRVCFLQSWFGLSDRDCEDALIDSIAMRRFARIDETGGCTPDANAMGQFRRFLQSHALGQPVLAEVNRALAANGIRIKTGVTANARILAAISSDAPESAAHRDAAGTRRQSASPDFGSAYSVKSMRFRVALDVDDGSARAKARDASRVEQAIANVQRTAERAIRPARRNSGSR, encoded by the coding sequence ATGAATTCGCTGATGCCGTGGTCACGCCTGCGCGCGATCGTCGAGCCGCATGTGCCGAAAGACAGCGCCGCGCCCTTTCCCGCTGCGCTCGAGCCGATGCTGCGCGTCTGCTTCCTTCAGAGTTGGTTCGGGCTATCCGATCGCGATTGCGAGGACGCGCTCATCGACAGCATCGCGATGCGGCGTTTTGCGCGCATCGACGAAACAGGCGGTTGCACGCCCGATGCGAACGCGATGGGGCAATTCAGGCGTTTTTTGCAGTCGCATGCGCTCGGGCAACCGGTGCTGGCGGAAGTCAACCGCGCGCTCGCCGCCAATGGCATTCGCATCAAGACGGGCGTGACGGCCAATGCGCGCATTCTCGCGGCTATCTCGTCCGACGCGCCGGAAAGCGCCGCCCATCGAGACGCTGCCGGCACGCGCCGGCAAAGCGCGTCGCCGGACTTCGGCAGCGCCTACAGCGTGAAATCGATGCGCTTTCGCGTGGCACTCGACGTCGACGACGGGAGCGCACGCGCCAAAGCGCGAGACGCCTCGCGCGTCGAACAGGCCATCGCGAACGTCCAGCGGACCGCCGAACGCGCTATTCGGCCAGCTCGGCGGAACTCGGGGAGTCGCTGA
- a CDS encoding outer membrane protein assembly factor BamD codes for MRAFNTIHQSMQQSIKYLALAASVAIVTACHGLPEKTDETATWNNNKLYTEAQDALSGSDWGKCAKYFEALEGRDPFGHFAQQAQINVAYCNWKDSETANADQAIDRFIRLHPDHPDIAYAYYLKGMIHFNDDLGLFGRFSGQDMSERDPKSLRESYDAFKVVVDKYPQSKYAPDAAQRMRYIVNALASHEVHAADYYYRRGAYVAAINRAQLAIREYKNAPATEDALHIMMLSYQRLDQPQLADDTKRVLAATFPDSPYVTGKRRAGTDKPWYQIW; via the coding sequence ATGCGAGCCTTCAACACCATTCATCAATCGATGCAGCAATCGATCAAGTATCTGGCGCTGGCCGCGAGCGTCGCCATCGTCACGGCCTGCCACGGCCTGCCCGAGAAAACCGACGAAACGGCGACGTGGAATAACAACAAATTATATACGGAGGCCCAGGACGCGCTCTCCGGCAGCGACTGGGGCAAGTGCGCCAAGTACTTCGAGGCGCTCGAAGGCCGCGACCCGTTCGGCCACTTCGCGCAGCAGGCGCAGATCAACGTCGCGTACTGCAACTGGAAGGACAGCGAAACCGCCAACGCGGACCAGGCCATCGACCGTTTCATCCGGCTGCATCCGGATCATCCCGATATCGCGTATGCGTATTATCTGAAGGGCATGATCCATTTCAACGACGATCTCGGTCTCTTCGGCCGCTTCTCGGGTCAGGACATGAGCGAGCGCGATCCGAAGTCGCTGCGCGAGTCGTATGACGCGTTCAAGGTCGTCGTCGACAAATATCCGCAAAGCAAGTACGCGCCGGATGCCGCGCAGCGCATGCGCTATATCGTGAACGCGCTCGCCTCGCACGAAGTTCATGCGGCCGATTACTACTATCGCCGTGGCGCCTACGTGGCGGCGATCAACCGGGCGCAGCTCGCCATCCGCGAGTACAAGAACGCCCCGGCGACGGAAGACGCGCTGCACATCATGATGCTGTCGTATCAGAGGCTGGATCAGCCGCAACTTGCCGACGACACCAAGCGCGTGCTTGCAGCGACCTTCCCGGACAGCCCGTATGTGACGGGCAAGCGCCGCGCCGGCACCGACAAGCCGTGGTATCAGATCTGGTAA